In Aegilops tauschii subsp. strangulata cultivar AL8/78 chromosome 3, Aet v6.0, whole genome shotgun sequence, one genomic interval encodes:
- the LOC109736110 gene encoding uncharacterized protein isoform X2, which translates to MTADLVPMPQKKRPRRRRSPPEGSSRRRRGEDGASLSGSLVESDGSSSSSTSSGARAPESLAQPSYTRPARKYESRYHEMLASRIAVLPLPAYADDEGPDLPSAETFEALVRPYFYDDQLRAALVEYQVHKFLSRPEDVHGRDGDSGQVDSSSSLMDDIPEEEFQADDARLRSHIVHEVDTEDILDEDEANRLSHKYARYRLKACMLLKGVPIDDAAFDSQYPPDLPLDNHRLYLEDEALGWWFDLGTSSPATLSDYQRLVPCNEGGVEYESWNKYREFYSTPETDRDYLLYWETIVKDLKWIEEHALKGYMEWHELRAKAWRQAVRIATRFENIPLRLAYYGFREYTTSRYLAFVKDLDSVFFEIWKLVNRQQMSFRDAMEHVYKENPFPLRKRDLEHELSHPVSLGLEEEFRRCTEGISEECDLPRRYVHYARKKLKIAEIIGLIPKSKITT; encoded by the exons ATGACCGCCGATCTGGTGCCGATGCCGCAGAAGAAGCGCCCCCGCCGTAGGAGGTCTCCTCCCGAAGGATCCTCCCGCAGGCGCCGTGGTGAAGATGGCGCATCCTTGTCTGGATCCCTTGTCGAATCggatgggagcagcagcagcagcacgagtTCCGGCGCGCGGGCGCCGGAATCCCTCGCCCAGCCGTCGTACACCCGGCCGGCTCGCAAGTACGAGTCCAGGTACCATGAGATGCTCGCCTCGCGAATCGCCGTGCTGCCTCTACCAGCCTACGCCGACGACGAAGGCCCAGATCTCCCTTCTGCTGAAACTTTCGAAGCCCTCGTTCGTCCTTATTTCTATGATGACCAGCTGCGGGCTGCTCTGGTAGAGTACCAAGTCCACAAGTTCTTGAGCCGACCAGAGGATGTCCATGGACGAGATGGAGATTCAGGACAAGTTGATTCGTCCTCCTCACTGATGGATGATATCCCCGAGGAGGAATTCCAGGCAGACGATGCACGGCTCAGGTCTCACATAGTACATGAAGTTGACACCGAGGATATATTGGATGAAGACGAGGCCAACAGGCTCAGTCACAAGTACGCACGATATCGCCTCAAAGCTTGCATG TTGCTCAAAGGAGTGCCTATCGACGATGCTGCATTCGACTCCCAGTACCCTCCAGACCTTCCCTTGGACAACCACCGTCTTTACCTGGAAGATGAAGCCTTGGGCTGGTGGTTTGACTTGGGCACCTCTTCACCCGCGACCTTGAGCGACTATCAGCGGCTAGTCCCTTGTAATGAA GGGGGCGTTGAGTATGAAAGTTGGAATAAATACCGAGAGTTTTATAGCACCCCTGAAACTGATAGAGATTATCTGCTGTACTGGGAAACGATTGTGAAGGATCTTAAG TGGATTGAAGAACATGCGCTTAAAGGCTATATGGAG TGGCATGAATTGCGTGCAAAAGCTTGGCGCCAAGCAGTTAGGATTGCTACTAGGTTCGAAAACATTCCTCTGAGGCTAGCATATTATGGTTTCCGG GAGTATACTACGAGCAGATATCTCGCGTTCGTGAAAGATCTTGACTCTGTGTTTTTTGAGATTTGGAAGCTGGTCAATCGGCAGCAG ATGTCTTTCAGAGATGCTATGGAGCATGTGTATAAGGAGAACCCGTTTCCATTACGCAAACGTGATTTGGAGCACGAGCTGAGTCACCCTGTCTCGTTGGGATTGGAGGAAGAA TTTCGACGGTGCACGGAGGGCATCAGCGAGGAA TGTGATCTGCCAAGGAGGTATGTGCATTACGCCAGGAAGAAGCTCAAGATTGCAGAAATCATAGGATTGATTCCCAAATCCAAGATAACAACATag
- the LOC109736110 gene encoding uncharacterized protein isoform X1 has product MTADLVPMPQKKRPRRRRSPPEGSSRRRRGEDGASLSGSLVESDGSSSSSTSSGARAPESLAQPSYTRPARKYESRYHEMLASRIAVLPLPAYADDEGPDLPSAETFEALVRPYFYDDQLRAALVEYQVHKFLSRPEDVHGRDGDSGQVDSSSSLMDDIPEEEFQADDARLRSHIVHEVDTEDILDEDEANRLSHKYARYRLKACMLLKGVPIDDAAFDSQYPPDLPLDNHRLYLEDEALGWWFDLGTSSPATLSDYQRLVPCNEGGVEYESWNKYREFYSTPETDRDYLLYWETIVKDLKWIEEHALKGYMEWHELRAKAWRQAVRIATRFENIPLRLAYYGFREYTTSRYLAFVKDLDSVFFEIWKLVNRQQMSFRDAMEHVYKENPFPLRKRDLEHELSHPVSLGLEEEFRRCTEGISEEVPEWIARVLISQEFSFKCDLPRRYVHYARKKLKIAEIIGLIPKSKITT; this is encoded by the exons ATGACCGCCGATCTGGTGCCGATGCCGCAGAAGAAGCGCCCCCGCCGTAGGAGGTCTCCTCCCGAAGGATCCTCCCGCAGGCGCCGTGGTGAAGATGGCGCATCCTTGTCTGGATCCCTTGTCGAATCggatgggagcagcagcagcagcacgagtTCCGGCGCGCGGGCGCCGGAATCCCTCGCCCAGCCGTCGTACACCCGGCCGGCTCGCAAGTACGAGTCCAGGTACCATGAGATGCTCGCCTCGCGAATCGCCGTGCTGCCTCTACCAGCCTACGCCGACGACGAAGGCCCAGATCTCCCTTCTGCTGAAACTTTCGAAGCCCTCGTTCGTCCTTATTTCTATGATGACCAGCTGCGGGCTGCTCTGGTAGAGTACCAAGTCCACAAGTTCTTGAGCCGACCAGAGGATGTCCATGGACGAGATGGAGATTCAGGACAAGTTGATTCGTCCTCCTCACTGATGGATGATATCCCCGAGGAGGAATTCCAGGCAGACGATGCACGGCTCAGGTCTCACATAGTACATGAAGTTGACACCGAGGATATATTGGATGAAGACGAGGCCAACAGGCTCAGTCACAAGTACGCACGATATCGCCTCAAAGCTTGCATG TTGCTCAAAGGAGTGCCTATCGACGATGCTGCATTCGACTCCCAGTACCCTCCAGACCTTCCCTTGGACAACCACCGTCTTTACCTGGAAGATGAAGCCTTGGGCTGGTGGTTTGACTTGGGCACCTCTTCACCCGCGACCTTGAGCGACTATCAGCGGCTAGTCCCTTGTAATGAA GGGGGCGTTGAGTATGAAAGTTGGAATAAATACCGAGAGTTTTATAGCACCCCTGAAACTGATAGAGATTATCTGCTGTACTGGGAAACGATTGTGAAGGATCTTAAG TGGATTGAAGAACATGCGCTTAAAGGCTATATGGAG TGGCATGAATTGCGTGCAAAAGCTTGGCGCCAAGCAGTTAGGATTGCTACTAGGTTCGAAAACATTCCTCTGAGGCTAGCATATTATGGTTTCCGG GAGTATACTACGAGCAGATATCTCGCGTTCGTGAAAGATCTTGACTCTGTGTTTTTTGAGATTTGGAAGCTGGTCAATCGGCAGCAG ATGTCTTTCAGAGATGCTATGGAGCATGTGTATAAGGAGAACCCGTTTCCATTACGCAAACGTGATTTGGAGCACGAGCTGAGTCACCCTGTCTCGTTGGGATTGGAGGAAGAA TTTCGACGGTGCACGGAGGGCATCAGCGAGGAA GTTCCAGAGTGGATAGCGCGTGTGTTAATTTCGCAGGAATTTAGTTTCAAG TGTGATCTGCCAAGGAGGTATGTGCATTACGCCAGGAAGAAGCTCAAGATTGCAGAAATCATAGGATTGATTCCCAAATCCAAGATAACAACATag
- the LOC109736119 gene encoding GDSL esterase/lipase LTL1 isoform X5: MRGENLLVSANFASTGVGILNDTGVQFVNIIRIAQQLQNFQDYQQRLAAYVGEDAARERVSQSLVLITLGGNDFVNNYYLVPFSARSQQFEIHDYVHFIISEYKKVLAWSFLHCRVIWMKEKRPAVLG, from the exons ATGCGCGGCGAGAACCTGCTCGTCAGCGCCAACTTCGCGTCCACCGGCGTTGGCATCCTCAACGACACAGGCGTGCAATTC GTGAACATCATCAGGATCGCCCAGCAGCTGCAGAACTTCCAGGACTACCAGCAGAGGCTAGCGGCGTACGTCGGCGAGGACGCGGCGAGGGAGCGCGTGAGCCAGTCGCTGGTGCTCATCACGCTTGGCGGCAACGACTTCGTCAACAACTACTACCTGGTGCCCTTCTCCGCTAGGTCCCAACAGTTCGAGATCCACGACTACGTCCACTTCATCATCTCCGAGTACAAGAAAGTCCTCGCG TGGAGTTTCCTACATTGCAGGGTGATATGGATGAAGGAAAAGAGGCCAGCAGTGCTGGGCTAA
- the LOC109736119 gene encoding GDSL esterase/lipase LTL1 isoform X2 codes for MRGENLLVSANFASTGVGILNDTGVQFVNIIRIAQQLQNFQDYQQRLAAYVGEDAARERVSQSLVLITLGGNDFVNNYYLVPFSARSQQFEIHDYVHFIISEYKKVLAGDMDEGKEASSAGLNNSGRYWIGLCRNYGKGPLRCVEERCYFHLVLSVLSWDCKNLRISPHRPEVSASSISLL; via the exons ATGCGCGGCGAGAACCTGCTCGTCAGCGCCAACTTCGCGTCCACCGGCGTTGGCATCCTCAACGACACAGGCGTGCAATTC GTGAACATCATCAGGATCGCCCAGCAGCTGCAGAACTTCCAGGACTACCAGCAGAGGCTAGCGGCGTACGTCGGCGAGGACGCGGCGAGGGAGCGCGTGAGCCAGTCGCTGGTGCTCATCACGCTTGGCGGCAACGACTTCGTCAACAACTACTACCTGGTGCCCTTCTCCGCTAGGTCCCAACAGTTCGAGATCCACGACTACGTCCACTTCATCATCTCCGAGTACAAGAAAGTCCTCGCG GGTGATATGGATGAAGGAAAAGAGGCCAGCAGTGCTGGGCTAAACAATTCAGGGAGGTATTGGATTGGCCTCTGTAGAAACTATGGTAAAG GACCATTGCGGTGCGTAGAAGAAAGGTGCTACTTTCACTTAGTTCTCTCAGTTCTAAGTTGGGACTGCAAAAATTTGAGGATTTCCCCACAT AGACCTGAAGTTTCTGCTTCTAGCATTTCTCTTTTGTAA
- the LOC109736119 gene encoding GDSL esterase/lipase LTL1 isoform X1, which yields MRGENLLVSANFASTGVGILNDTGVQFVNIIRIAQQLQNFQDYQQRLAAYVGEDAARERVSQSLVLITLGGNDFVNNYYLVPFSARSQQFEIHDYVHFIISEYKKVLAGDMDEGKEASSAGLNNSGRYWIGLCRNYGKGPLRCVEERCYFHLVLSVLSWDCKNLRISPHHFSFVSSMANPVSK from the exons ATGCGCGGCGAGAACCTGCTCGTCAGCGCCAACTTCGCGTCCACCGGCGTTGGCATCCTCAACGACACAGGCGTGCAATTC GTGAACATCATCAGGATCGCCCAGCAGCTGCAGAACTTCCAGGACTACCAGCAGAGGCTAGCGGCGTACGTCGGCGAGGACGCGGCGAGGGAGCGCGTGAGCCAGTCGCTGGTGCTCATCACGCTTGGCGGCAACGACTTCGTCAACAACTACTACCTGGTGCCCTTCTCCGCTAGGTCCCAACAGTTCGAGATCCACGACTACGTCCACTTCATCATCTCCGAGTACAAGAAAGTCCTCGCG GGTGATATGGATGAAGGAAAAGAGGCCAGCAGTGCTGGGCTAAACAATTCAGGGAGGTATTGGATTGGCCTCTGTAGAAACTATGGTAAAG GACCATTGCGGTGCGTAGAAGAAAGGTGCTACTTTCACTTAGTTCTCTCAGTTCTAAGTTGGGACTGCAAAAATTTGAGGATTTCCCCACAT CATTTCTCTTTTGTAAGCAGCATGGCAAACCCGGTTTCAAAGTAA
- the LOC109736119 gene encoding GDSL esterase/lipase LTL1 isoform X4, with the protein MRGENLLVSANFASTGVGILNDTGVQFVNIIRIAQQLQNFQDYQQRLAAYVGEDAARERVSQSLVLITLGGNDFVNNYYLVPFSARSQQFEIHDYVHFIISEYKKVLAGDMDEGKEASSAGLNNSGRYWIGLCRNYGT; encoded by the exons ATGCGCGGCGAGAACCTGCTCGTCAGCGCCAACTTCGCGTCCACCGGCGTTGGCATCCTCAACGACACAGGCGTGCAATTC GTGAACATCATCAGGATCGCCCAGCAGCTGCAGAACTTCCAGGACTACCAGCAGAGGCTAGCGGCGTACGTCGGCGAGGACGCGGCGAGGGAGCGCGTGAGCCAGTCGCTGGTGCTCATCACGCTTGGCGGCAACGACTTCGTCAACAACTACTACCTGGTGCCCTTCTCCGCTAGGTCCCAACAGTTCGAGATCCACGACTACGTCCACTTCATCATCTCCGAGTACAAGAAAGTCCTCGCG GGTGATATGGATGAAGGAAAAGAGGCCAGCAGTGCTGGGCTAAACAATTCAGGGAGGTATTGGATTGGCCTCTGTAGAAACTATG GCACCTAA
- the LOC109736119 gene encoding GDSL esterase/lipase LTL1 isoform X3, translating to MRGENLLVSANFASTGVGILNDTGVQFVNIIRIAQQLQNFQDYQQRLAAYVGEDAARERVSQSLVLITLGGNDFVNNYYLVPFSARSQQFEIHDYVHFIISEYKKVLAGDMDEGKEASSAGLNNSGRYWIGLCRNYGKGT from the exons ATGCGCGGCGAGAACCTGCTCGTCAGCGCCAACTTCGCGTCCACCGGCGTTGGCATCCTCAACGACACAGGCGTGCAATTC GTGAACATCATCAGGATCGCCCAGCAGCTGCAGAACTTCCAGGACTACCAGCAGAGGCTAGCGGCGTACGTCGGCGAGGACGCGGCGAGGGAGCGCGTGAGCCAGTCGCTGGTGCTCATCACGCTTGGCGGCAACGACTTCGTCAACAACTACTACCTGGTGCCCTTCTCCGCTAGGTCCCAACAGTTCGAGATCCACGACTACGTCCACTTCATCATCTCCGAGTACAAGAAAGTCCTCGCG GGTGATATGGATGAAGGAAAAGAGGCCAGCAGTGCTGGGCTAAACAATTCAGGGAGGTATTGGATTGGCCTCTGTAGAAACTATGGTAAAG GCACCTAA